One region of Vibrio pelagius genomic DNA includes:
- the rpmA gene encoding 50S ribosomal protein L27 — translation MAHKKAGGSTRNGRDSESKRLGVKRFGGESVLAGNIIVRQRGTKFHAGTNVGIGKDHTLFALTEGKVKFEVKGPKNRRFVSIDSE, via the coding sequence ATGGCACACAAAAAAGCTGGCGGTTCTACTCGTAACGGCCGCGATTCAGAAAGCAAACGTCTTGGTGTAAAGCGTTTCGGTGGTGAATCTGTTCTTGCAGGTAACATTATCGTTCGTCAACGTGGTACTAAGTTCCACGCTGGTACTAACGTAGGTATCGGTAAAGACCACACTCTTTTCGCTCTTACTGAAGGTAAAGTGAAATTCGAAGTGAAAGGTCCTAAAAACCGTAGATTCGTTAGCATCGATTCTGAGTAA
- the rsmA gene encoding 16S rRNA (adenine(1518)-N(6)/adenine(1519)-N(6))-dimethyltransferase RsmA, producing the protein MRNDVHLGHKARKRFGQNFLNDPYIIDGIVSSINPLPGQNLVEIGPGLGAITEPVGKLVDKFTVIELDRDLAERLRTHPDLADKLTIHEGDAMKFDFDQLVKPNNKLRIFGNLPYNISTPLMFHLFEFHKDIKDMHFMLQKEVVNRLAAGPGSKAYGRLTVMAQYYCKVTPVLEVPPTAFVPPPKVDSAVVRLQPYEELPYPAKDLKWLDRVCREGFNQRRKTVRNCYKSLISKEVLEELDINPSMRPENLTLVQFVDMANWLYDNHNATK; encoded by the coding sequence ATGAGAAATGATGTCCACTTAGGGCACAAAGCGCGTAAACGTTTTGGTCAAAACTTCCTAAACGATCCGTATATTATCGACGGGATCGTATCGAGCATTAATCCACTACCGGGACAAAACCTAGTAGAGATTGGCCCTGGTCTAGGTGCAATCACAGAGCCAGTCGGCAAGCTGGTGGATAAGTTCACCGTAATTGAACTCGATAGAGATCTAGCAGAACGCTTACGCACTCATCCAGACCTAGCGGATAAGCTGACGATCCACGAAGGCGATGCGATGAAGTTCGACTTCGATCAGCTCGTTAAGCCAAACAATAAACTGCGTATCTTCGGTAACCTACCGTACAACATTTCTACGCCGTTAATGTTCCACCTATTTGAATTCCATAAAGACATTAAAGACATGCACTTTATGCTTCAAAAAGAGGTGGTAAACCGTCTAGCAGCTGGACCGGGTAGCAAAGCTTATGGCCGTTTAACAGTGATGGCTCAGTACTACTGTAAAGTTACGCCAGTGCTTGAAGTGCCACCAACAGCGTTCGTTCCGCCACCGAAAGTAGACTCAGCAGTAGTTCGTCTTCAACCATACGAAGAGCTTCCGTACCCAGCTAAAGACCTGAAGTGGCTAGATCGCGTATGTCGTGAAGGCTTTAACCAGCGTCGTAAAACAGTCCGTAACTGCTACAAATCTTTGATTAGCAAAGAGGTTCTGGAAGAGTTGGACATCAATCCGAGCATGCGTCCAGAAAACCTGACTCTGGTGCAATTCGTGGATATGGCGAACTGGTTATACGACAACCACAACGCAACAAAATAG
- a CDS encoding threonine/serine exporter family protein, protein MGVGWIMLELLLGLANDMFFAAIPAVGFALVFNVPQRALIYCALGGAIGHGSRYLMMHFGVPIEWGTFFAATLVGMIGVHWSHKLLAHPKVFTVAALIPMVPGVFAFKAMIAMVEINNTGYTPELVAMLMENFLKAMFIIAGLAIGLAVPGLLFYRRRPIV, encoded by the coding sequence ATGGGGGTGGGCTGGATAATGTTAGAGTTATTATTAGGTTTAGCCAATGATATGTTTTTTGCTGCCATTCCTGCTGTCGGCTTTGCGCTGGTATTCAACGTTCCACAGCGAGCACTTATCTATTGTGCGCTTGGTGGGGCCATTGGTCACGGAAGTCGATATTTAATGATGCACTTCGGTGTACCTATTGAGTGGGGGACCTTCTTTGCTGCAACCCTTGTTGGCATGATAGGTGTCCATTGGTCGCATAAACTGCTGGCTCACCCTAAGGTGTTTACGGTCGCAGCTCTCATTCCAATGGTTCCGGGTGTCTTTGCCTTCAAGGCGATGATTGCGATGGTTGAGATTAACAATACGGGCTATACACCTGAGTTAGTCGCGATGTTGATGGAGAATTTCCTTAAAGCGATGTTCATTATCGCGGGGTTAGCGATTGGCTTAGCAGTGCCCGGGCTGTTATTCTACCGCCGTAGACCTATCGTTTAG
- a CDS encoding threonine/serine exporter family protein yields MASKQRAISRLVAQSGQMLLAHGAESTLVGDIMRRIGIACGVDEVEVALSANALVVTTVMGDHCITTTRSCADRGINMRVITDIQRICIMMEKGILDSDLAQRKINDISPERYNRWLVVVMIGLSCASFSRLAGGDWHVFMMTFIASACGMIVRQEIGHRHFNPLLNFAVTAFVTTAISAQAVLFDIGGQPTIAMASSVLMLVPGFPLINSVADMLKGHINMGLARFTMASLLTLATSLGIVAAMSLSGVWGWAG; encoded by the coding sequence ATGGCATCAAAACAACGAGCGATATCTCGATTGGTCGCTCAATCTGGACAAATGTTATTGGCACACGGTGCTGAAAGTACCTTAGTGGGCGACATCATGCGTCGCATAGGCATTGCATGTGGTGTCGACGAAGTGGAAGTCGCTCTGTCCGCCAATGCGCTAGTGGTTACGACCGTTATGGGTGATCACTGTATCACCACCACTCGAAGCTGTGCTGATCGTGGTATCAATATGCGGGTGATTACTGATATTCAACGCATCTGCATCATGATGGAAAAAGGGATTCTAGATTCTGACTTAGCACAGAGGAAGATTAACGATATCAGCCCTGAGCGCTACAACCGCTGGTTGGTTGTGGTGATGATAGGGTTATCTTGTGCTTCATTCAGTCGTTTAGCGGGAGGCGATTGGCACGTATTTATGATGACTTTTATCGCGTCTGCGTGCGGCATGATTGTTCGTCAAGAGATCGGTCATCGACACTTTAACCCTCTGCTTAACTTTGCCGTTACAGCTTTTGTGACTACAGCCATTTCTGCTCAAGCTGTTTTGTTCGATATTGGCGGTCAACCCACTATAGCAATGGCCTCTTCTGTATTAATGTTGGTTCCAGGCTTTCCATTAATTAACTCTGTTGCAGATATGCTTAAAGGACATATCAATATGGGGCTAGCGCGCTTTACTATGGCGAGTTTACTGACATTGGCAACTAGCCTTGGCATTGTGGCTGCAATGAGCTTGTCGGGCGTATGGGGGTGGGCTGGATAA
- the folA gene encoding type 3 dihydrofolate reductase has translation MIISMIAAMADNRVIGKDNQMPWHLPADFAWFKRSTMGKPIVMGRKTYDSIGRPLPGRLNIVVSRDETLKIDGVTMAASVERALELVGDVEEVMIIGGGSIYAHCLPKADKLYLTYIDLVVEGDTQFPDWGEGWTQSYSEQFKADEKNKHNMEFVILER, from the coding sequence ATGATCATCAGTATGATAGCGGCAATGGCAGATAATCGCGTCATTGGTAAAGACAATCAAATGCCTTGGCATCTTCCCGCTGATTTTGCGTGGTTTAAACGTTCGACAATGGGTAAGCCTATTGTGATGGGACGTAAAACTTATGATTCTATTGGCCGTCCGTTACCAGGGCGCTTGAATATCGTTGTGAGCCGTGATGAAACCTTGAAAATTGATGGTGTCACGATGGCGGCGTCTGTTGAGCGGGCTTTAGAGTTGGTCGGTGATGTGGAAGAGGTGATGATCATCGGTGGTGGCTCGATCTACGCTCACTGTTTACCGAAAGCGGATAAGCTGTATCTAACCTATATTGATCTTGTTGTTGAAGGCGATACTCAGTTCCCTGATTGGGGAGAAGGTTGGACGCAAAGCTATTCTGAGCAGTTTAAAGCGGATGAGAAAAACAAACACAACATGGAGTTTGTGATTTTAGAGCGCTAA
- the ispB gene encoding octaprenyl diphosphate synthase, whose product MDFKAIQALTANDMAKVNETIQAQLNSDVSLINQLGFYIVSGGGKRLRPLLALLSARALGYQGDAHITSAAFIEFIHTATLLHDDVVDESDMRRGKATANAAFGNAASVLVGDFIYTRSFQMMTKLGSLRILELMSEAVNVIAEGEVQQLMNCNDPNTTEESYMQVIYSKTARLFEAATQIGAILTESSPEVETAMQNYGKYLGTAFQLIDDVMDYTADGKEMGKNVGDDLAEGKPTLPLLYAMRNGTPEQASMIREAIEHSNGMEKLDDILAAMKATGSLEYTTQKAHEEADKAIAELSILPDSEYKQALITLAHLAVKRSK is encoded by the coding sequence ATGGATTTTAAAGCTATCCAAGCGCTTACTGCCAATGATATGGCAAAAGTGAATGAAACAATTCAAGCCCAACTTAATTCTGACGTAAGTTTAATCAACCAACTTGGTTTCTATATCGTGAGCGGTGGCGGCAAGCGCCTTCGCCCTTTGCTTGCTCTTTTATCAGCTCGTGCTCTTGGCTATCAAGGTGACGCTCATATCACCTCGGCAGCCTTTATTGAATTCATCCATACAGCGACGTTATTGCATGATGATGTGGTGGATGAATCGGACATGCGTCGCGGTAAAGCAACAGCGAATGCAGCCTTTGGCAATGCAGCCAGCGTTCTCGTTGGTGATTTTATCTACACTCGTTCATTCCAAATGATGACAAAGTTAGGATCACTAAGGATCCTTGAACTGATGAGTGAAGCGGTAAACGTGATCGCGGAAGGTGAAGTTCAGCAATTAATGAACTGCAATGATCCAAACACCACTGAAGAAAGCTACATGCAGGTGATCTACTCGAAGACTGCACGCCTGTTTGAAGCAGCGACACAAATTGGCGCTATCTTGACTGAATCGTCACCTGAAGTCGAAACGGCAATGCAGAACTACGGTAAATACCTTGGCACCGCTTTCCAGTTGATTGATGATGTGATGGACTACACCGCAGATGGTAAAGAGATGGGTAAAAACGTGGGTGATGACCTTGCAGAAGGTAAACCGACTCTGCCACTGCTTTACGCCATGCGCAACGGTACACCAGAGCAAGCAAGTATGATCCGCGAAGCGATTGAGCACTCAAACGGTATGGAGAAGCTTGACGATATTCTTGCAGCAATGAAAGCGACAGGATCTCTAGAATACACCACGCAGAAGGCGCACGAAGAGGCGGACAAAGCCATTGCCGAGTTATCTATACTTCCAGATTCAGAATACAAGCAAGCGCTAATAACACTGGCTCACCTAGCGGTAAAACGCAGCAAGTAA
- the pdxA gene encoding 4-hydroxythreonine-4-phosphate dehydrogenase PdxA, whose product MTTRRIAVTAGEPAGIGPDLVLALSQESWPHQLVVCADKQMLAERAKLLNLNVELLDYNSEDAPQPQQAGTLVVNHIPMAEPTIAGTLNEANGHYVLNTLETAAMGCMNNEFDAIVTGPVHKGVINRAGVAFSGHTEFFAEKSNTPLVVMMLATEGLRVALVTTHIPLAYVSQAVTEDRLAQIIEILNRDLVEKFAIEKPNIYVCGLNPHAGEDGCLGREEIETITPTLEKIRQEDGINLIGPLPADTIFNEKYLQDADAVLGMYHDQVLPVLKYKGFGRSVNITLGLPFIRTSVDHGTALDLAGKGQADTGSFRTALTHAIELVEKKQ is encoded by the coding sequence ATGACAACTAGAAGAATTGCGGTAACAGCAGGTGAACCTGCCGGTATCGGGCCAGATTTAGTGCTTGCTCTCTCTCAAGAGAGCTGGCCACATCAATTGGTGGTATGTGCGGATAAACAGATGCTGGCTGAACGCGCAAAACTCCTCAATTTAAACGTTGAGCTACTCGACTACAATAGTGAAGATGCACCTCAACCTCAGCAAGCCGGAACCTTAGTGGTTAACCATATTCCAATGGCAGAGCCTACGATTGCAGGCACACTCAACGAAGCCAATGGTCATTATGTATTAAATACATTAGAAACTGCCGCAATGGGCTGTATGAATAATGAATTTGATGCTATTGTCACCGGCCCTGTTCATAAGGGGGTAATTAACCGTGCTGGGGTCGCGTTTAGCGGTCACACTGAGTTCTTTGCTGAGAAGTCCAACACACCATTAGTTGTAATGATGTTGGCAACCGAAGGATTACGTGTTGCGCTTGTCACAACGCATATTCCTTTAGCCTATGTTTCCCAAGCCGTCACCGAAGACAGACTTGCGCAAATCATCGAAATTCTAAATAGAGATCTCGTTGAGAAATTTGCGATTGAGAAACCTAACATTTATGTATGTGGACTAAACCCACATGCCGGCGAAGATGGCTGTTTAGGACGTGAAGAGATTGAAACCATCACTCCAACGCTCGAAAAAATTCGCCAAGAAGATGGCATAAACCTGATTGGTCCATTACCAGCAGACACCATTTTCAATGAAAAATATTTGCAAGATGCAGATGCTGTTTTAGGTATGTATCACGACCAAGTTCTACCTGTACTAAAATACAAAGGCTTTGGTCGCTCAGTGAATATCACGCTTGGCTTGCCATTTATCCGTACATCGGTCGATCATGGCACCGCCTTAGATTTGGCAGGGAAAGGCCAAGCTGATACAGGGAGCTTTAGAACAGCGCTCACGCACGCCATTGAATTAGTAGAGAAAAAACAATGA
- the mdh gene encoding malate dehydrogenase, with translation MKVAVIGAAGGIGQALALLLKNRLPAGSDLALYDIAPVTPGVAADLSHIPTPVSIKGYAGEDPTPALEGADVVLISAGVARKPGMDRADLFNVNAGIVKSLAEKIAVVCPKACVGIITNPVNTTVPIAAEVLKKAGVYDKRRLFGVTTLDVIRSETFVAELKDKDPGDIRVPVIGGHSGVTILPLLSQVEGVEFTDEEIAALTTRIQNAGTEVVEAKAGGGSATLSMGQAACRFGLALVKALQGEEGVIECAYVEGEGEHAPFFAQPVKLGKEGAEAILSYGELSDFERNALDSMLETLNGDIEIGVEFAK, from the coding sequence ATGAAAGTAGCTGTTATTGGTGCCGCTGGTGGCATCGGTCAAGCCCTAGCCCTATTACTTAAGAACCGCCTACCTGCTGGTTCTGATCTTGCTCTTTACGATATCGCTCCAGTAACACCGGGTGTTGCTGCTGATCTTAGCCATATCCCAACGCCGGTTTCGATCAAAGGATACGCGGGTGAAGATCCAACTCCAGCGCTAGAAGGTGCTGATGTCGTTCTTATTTCTGCGGGTGTTGCACGTAAGCCAGGTATGGATCGTGCGGATCTTTTCAATGTAAACGCGGGTATTGTTAAGTCTCTAGCTGAAAAAATCGCGGTTGTTTGTCCAAAAGCTTGTGTGGGTATCATCACGAACCCTGTGAACACAACGGTGCCAATCGCTGCTGAAGTTCTTAAGAAAGCAGGCGTTTACGACAAGCGTCGTCTATTCGGTGTGACTACTCTAGATGTTATTCGTTCTGAAACATTCGTTGCTGAGCTAAAAGACAAAGATCCAGGCGATATCCGTGTACCAGTTATCGGTGGTCACTCTGGTGTAACAATCCTTCCACTACTTTCACAAGTAGAGGGTGTTGAGTTTACAGACGAAGAGATCGCAGCACTGACAACTCGTATTCAAAACGCGGGTACTGAAGTAGTAGAAGCGAAAGCGGGCGGTGGTAGTGCGACACTATCTATGGGCCAAGCAGCTTGTCGCTTTGGTCTAGCACTTGTTAAAGCGCTTCAAGGTGAAGAAGGCGTTATTGAGTGTGCATACGTTGAAGGTGAAGGCGAGCACGCCCCATTCTTCGCACAGCCAGTGAAACTTGGTAAAGAAGGCGCAGAAGCGATCCTGAGCTACGGTGAACTTAGCGACTTTGAGCGCAATGCACTAGACAGCATGCTAGAAACTCTAAATGGCGACATCGAAATCGGTGTTGAATTCGCTAAATAA
- the apaG gene encoding Co2+/Mg2+ efflux protein ApaG translates to MDVSTPCIKCQVHSKYIEDQSEPTKNRYVFAYIITIKNLSQETVQLLSRRWLITDSNGKQLSIEGEGVVGQQPVIESSDEYTYTSGTVIETPVGVMQGHYVMTDSKGAEFIAEIEPFRLAIPNILN, encoded by the coding sequence ATGGATGTATCAACGCCTTGTATTAAGTGCCAAGTCCACTCTAAATACATAGAAGACCAATCAGAGCCAACTAAGAACCGCTACGTCTTCGCCTACATCATCACAATCAAAAACCTCAGCCAAGAGACTGTTCAGCTGCTCTCTCGACGTTGGTTGATCACCGACTCAAACGGAAAACAGCTCTCTATTGAGGGAGAAGGTGTGGTCGGTCAACAGCCAGTTATTGAGTCCAGTGACGAATACACTTACACCAGTGGAACTGTCATCGAAACCCCTGTCGGTGTAATGCAAGGGCATTACGTTATGACTGACAGCAAAGGAGCGGAGTTTATTGCTGAGATTGAACCGTTTCGCTTAGCTATCCCTAATATCCTTAACTAA
- a CDS encoding TAXI family TRAP transporter solute-binding subunit produces the protein MAFTKLLKVGAIAAAVMGAGAANAQEFITIGTGSVTGVYYPTGGAICKLVNKGRKDHNIRCSVESTGGSIYNVNTIRAGELDFGVVQSDWQYHGYNGTSKFKDQGEYKKLRAMFSLHTEPFNIIARTDAGINGVADLAGKRVNIGNPGSGDRATMGVVMDAMGWTNDSFKLASELKGSERSQALCDNKIDAFIYMVGHPNGSIKEATTSCDAKLVSATGPQIDKIVAENPYYAYSTVPAGMYRGTDADVNSFGVAATMVTTTDVSDDVAYNVAKAVFENFDTFKRLHPAFANLKKEDMVKAGLSIPLHPGAEKYYKEVGLLK, from the coding sequence ATGGCATTTACCAAACTTCTTAAAGTTGGTGCGATTGCAGCTGCTGTAATGGGCGCTGGCGCAGCTAACGCTCAAGAGTTCATCACAATCGGTACTGGTTCTGTTACGGGTGTTTACTACCCTACAGGTGGTGCTATTTGTAAACTCGTGAACAAAGGCCGCAAAGACCACAACATCCGTTGTTCAGTAGAATCGACTGGTGGTTCAATCTACAACGTTAACACTATCCGTGCTGGTGAACTGGATTTCGGTGTTGTTCAATCGGACTGGCAATACCACGGTTACAACGGTACAAGTAAGTTCAAAGATCAAGGCGAGTACAAAAAACTACGCGCTATGTTCTCTCTACACACAGAACCGTTCAACATCATTGCTCGTACAGATGCTGGCATCAATGGCGTTGCTGACCTAGCAGGTAAGCGCGTAAACATTGGTAACCCAGGTTCTGGTGACCGTGCAACTATGGGTGTTGTAATGGACGCTATGGGTTGGACTAACGACAGCTTCAAGCTAGCGTCTGAACTAAAAGGTTCTGAGCGTTCTCAAGCACTTTGTGATAACAAGATTGATGCATTCATCTACATGGTTGGTCACCCGAACGGTTCAATCAAAGAAGCAACAACGTCTTGTGACGCTAAGCTAGTTTCTGCAACAGGTCCTCAAATCGACAAGATCGTTGCTGAAAACCCATACTACGCATACAGCACAGTACCTGCAGGTATGTACCGCGGTACAGACGCTGACGTAAACAGCTTTGGTGTAGCAGCAACTATGGTAACAACGACTGACGTATCAGACGATGTTGCTTACAACGTTGCAAAAGCAGTATTTGAAAACTTTGACACGTTCAAACGTCTTCACCCTGCATTTGCAAACCTGAAGAAAGAGGACATGGTAAAAGCAGGTCTTTCTATCCCTCTACACCCAGGTGCTGAAAAATACTACAAAGAAGTGGGTCTTCTGAAGTAA
- the cgtA gene encoding Obg family GTPase CgtA translates to MKFVDEAVVKVEAGDGGNGTVSFWREKFVAKGGPDGGDGGDGGDVYIQADENLNTLIDYRFQRFYNAERGENGRGGNCTGKRGKDITLKVPVGTRAVDIHTNEIVAEVAEHGKKVMVAKGGWHGLGNTRFKSSVNRAPRQKTMGTKGEVRELRLELLLLADVGMLGLPNAGKSTFIRSVSAAKPKVADYPFTTLIPSLGVVSVVPEKSFVVADIPGLIEGAADGAGLGIRFLKHLERCRVLLHMIDIMPIDQSDPIQNALTIIDELEQYSEKVAQKPRWLVFNKVDLMPEEEAQEKIQEIIDALGWEGEYFQISAVNKLGTKDLCYKLADFMENLPREEEEVTEEEKVDFMWDDYHKDAMSGKDVVTDDDWDDWDDEEDDGHVIYVRD, encoded by the coding sequence ATGAAATTCGTTGATGAAGCGGTAGTAAAAGTAGAAGCCGGTGATGGTGGTAATGGTACAGTAAGTTTTTGGCGCGAAAAATTCGTAGCAAAAGGCGGCCCTGACGGCGGTGATGGCGGTGACGGTGGTGATGTTTATATCCAAGCGGATGAAAACCTAAACACACTGATCGATTACCGTTTCCAACGTTTTTACAATGCAGAGCGTGGTGAGAATGGCCGTGGTGGTAACTGTACAGGTAAGCGTGGTAAAGACATCACATTGAAAGTACCAGTCGGTACTCGTGCTGTTGATATCCACACTAATGAAATCGTGGCTGAAGTTGCTGAGCACGGCAAGAAAGTGATGGTCGCAAAAGGCGGTTGGCACGGGCTAGGTAACACGCGTTTTAAGTCGTCTGTTAACCGAGCTCCTCGTCAAAAGACCATGGGTACCAAAGGTGAGGTTCGTGAACTTCGCCTAGAGCTACTGCTGCTTGCGGATGTAGGTATGCTAGGTCTACCAAATGCTGGTAAATCTACCTTCATTCGTTCTGTTTCTGCAGCGAAACCAAAAGTAGCGGATTATCCGTTTACGACACTTATCCCAAGCTTGGGTGTAGTGAGTGTGGTTCCTGAGAAGAGCTTTGTGGTTGCCGATATCCCAGGTCTGATTGAAGGCGCTGCGGATGGTGCTGGCCTTGGTATTCGATTCTTGAAGCACCTTGAGCGTTGTCGTGTACTGCTGCATATGATCGATATCATGCCAATTGATCAATCGGATCCTATTCAGAATGCACTCACGATCATCGACGAGCTTGAACAGTACAGCGAAAAAGTGGCTCAAAAGCCTCGCTGGTTAGTGTTTAATAAAGTTGATCTAATGCCTGAAGAAGAAGCACAAGAGAAGATCCAAGAGATTATTGATGCTCTAGGTTGGGAAGGTGAGTACTTCCAAATCTCAGCTGTGAATAAACTGGGTACTAAAGACCTTTGTTACAAACTCGCTGACTTCATGGAAAACCTACCTCGTGAAGAGGAAGAGGTGACTGAAGAAGAGAAAGTCGACTTCATGTGGGATGACTACCACAAAGACGCGATGAGCGGCAAAGATGTAGTGACTGACGATGATTGGGACGATTGGGATGACGAAGAAGATGACGGTCATGTTATCTACGTTCGTGACTAA
- the rplU gene encoding 50S ribosomal protein L21 has product MYAVFQSGGKQHRVSEGQTLRLEKLDVETGATVEFDKVLLVANGEEITVGAPLVEGGKVTAEVVQHGRGDKVKIVKFRRRKHSRKQAGHRQWFTEVKITGINA; this is encoded by the coding sequence ATGTACGCTGTTTTCCAATCTGGTGGTAAACAACACCGTGTAAGCGAAGGTCAAACTCTTCGTTTAGAGAAATTAGACGTTGAAACTGGTGCAACTGTTGAATTTGATAAAGTTCTTCTTGTTGCTAACGGTGAAGAAATCACTGTTGGTGCACCTCTTGTTGAAGGTGGTAAGGTTACTGCGGAAGTAGTACAACACGGTCGTGGCGATAAAGTTAAAATCGTTAAGTTCCGTCGTCGTAAGCACTCTCGTAAGCAAGCTGGCCACCGTCAGTGGTTCACTGAAGTGAAAATCACTGGCATTAACGCTTAA
- the argR gene encoding transcriptional regulator ArgR — MRNTEKQDNLVRAFKALLKEERFGSQGEIVDALKHEGFESINQSKVSRMLTKFGAVRTRNAKMEMVYCLPAELGVPTVSSSLRELVLDIDHNNALVVIHTGPGAAQLIARLLDSLGKSEGILGVVAGDDTIFITPTLAVTTKQLFESVCELFEYAG; from the coding sequence ATGCGCAATACCGAAAAACAAGACAACTTAGTTCGCGCTTTTAAAGCTTTACTAAAAGAAGAGCGCTTTGGCTCTCAAGGTGAGATTGTCGACGCACTCAAGCACGAAGGCTTTGAGAGTATCAACCAATCAAAAGTCTCGCGTATGTTAACTAAGTTTGGTGCGGTTCGAACTCGCAATGCGAAAATGGAGATGGTTTACTGCCTTCCCGCTGAACTAGGTGTTCCAACAGTTTCTAGCTCGCTCAGAGAGTTGGTGCTAGATATTGACCACAACAATGCGTTGGTTGTTATTCACACAGGTCCTGGTGCTGCACAGTTAATCGCTCGCTTATTGGACTCTCTGGGTAAGTCGGAAGGTATCTTAGGCGTGGTTGCTGGTGATGACACTATCTTTATTACCCCAACGCTGGCAGTCACAACCAAACAGCTATTTGAGTCGGTATGTGAACTATTTGAATACGCTGGCTAA
- a CDS encoding symmetrical bis(5'-nucleosyl)-tetraphosphatase, which yields MPNYIVGDIQGCFDEFKQLLEQVQFNPSTDTLWVAGDLVARGPKSLETLRYIRDLGNSAKVVLGNHDLHLLAVSQGLFPAKAKDKTQPILDASDREELLSWLRQQPLMQEHDEFVVAHAGISPQWSLKRARKESDKISKLLQSDKWPWLIENMYSNTPDLWSKDLEKIERYRYAINSFTRMRFCFPDGRLDMGCKLPPKEVSDNQFIPWFNLPQRKQLDKTVLFGHWAALEGYQGKDVIGLDTGCVWGGELTILRWEDKKFFTQKAL from the coding sequence GTGCCGAATTATATTGTCGGAGATATCCAAGGCTGCTTTGATGAATTTAAGCAGCTTCTTGAACAGGTGCAATTCAACCCGAGCACAGACACTTTATGGGTTGCGGGAGACTTGGTCGCTCGTGGCCCCAAGTCATTAGAAACATTGAGATATATCCGCGATCTTGGCAACTCTGCAAAGGTGGTGTTAGGTAACCATGACTTACACTTACTTGCCGTGTCTCAAGGCTTATTCCCTGCTAAAGCGAAAGACAAGACTCAACCGATTCTAGATGCATCAGACAGAGAAGAGCTACTGAGTTGGTTGCGACAACAGCCACTAATGCAAGAGCACGATGAATTTGTGGTGGCCCATGCTGGTATTTCACCTCAATGGAGCCTAAAGCGCGCTCGTAAAGAGAGTGACAAGATAAGCAAACTCCTCCAGTCAGACAAATGGCCTTGGCTGATCGAGAATATGTACAGCAACACTCCCGATCTCTGGAGCAAGGATTTAGAAAAAATCGAACGCTATCGCTATGCCATTAACAGCTTTACCCGCATGCGTTTTTGCTTCCCAGATGGGCGTTTGGATATGGGATGTAAACTCCCACCAAAAGAGGTGTCAGATAACCAGTTTATTCCTTGGTTTAACCTGCCGCAGCGTAAACAACTCGATAAAACGGTACTGTTTGGCCACTGGGCAGCACTAGAAGGCTATCAAGGTAAAGATGTGATTGGCTTGGATACCGGGTGTGTATGGGGAGGAGAACTCACCATCTTACGCTGGGAGGATAAGAAGTTCTTCACACAGAAAGCACTATAA